A region from the Stutzerimonas stutzeri genome encodes:
- the lpxD gene encoding UDP-3-O-(3-hydroxymyristoyl)glucosamine N-acyltransferase: protein MMSGVIYTLGALAERLGAELRGDASLQVSGLATLQDAGSEQLSFLANAQYRKYLATTKAGAVLLTAKDAEGYAGAALVVPNPYLAYARLSHLFETRPVTGMGIHPSAIIDPRAEIDPSARIGAQVVIEADAWIGPGVEIGAQSVVGARSRIGAGGRLAARVTLCHDVIIGERVVIQPGAVIGGEGFGFANEQGSWEKIAQLGGVRIGDDVEIGANTTIDRGAISDTVIGNGVKLDNQIMIAHNVQIGDNTAMAGCTGISGSTKIGRNCMIAGGVGLVGHIEVCDNVFITGMTMVTRSITEPGSYSSGTAMQPAAEWRKSAARIRHLDDMARRLQQVEKRLASVTPGGDTSSDA, encoded by the coding sequence CGCTGCAGGTGTCGGGGCTGGCAACGTTGCAGGATGCCGGCTCTGAACAACTGAGCTTCCTGGCCAACGCTCAATATCGGAAGTATCTCGCCACGACCAAGGCCGGTGCTGTGTTGCTCACAGCGAAGGATGCCGAGGGCTATGCGGGCGCTGCGCTCGTGGTCCCGAATCCGTATCTGGCTTACGCGCGTCTCTCGCATCTGTTCGAAACGCGGCCAGTCACGGGCATGGGCATCCACCCCAGCGCCATTATCGATCCTCGAGCTGAAATCGATCCTTCAGCGCGCATCGGTGCCCAGGTAGTGATCGAGGCGGACGCCTGGATCGGTCCGGGGGTCGAAATCGGTGCTCAATCGGTAGTGGGGGCGCGTAGCCGTATTGGCGCGGGTGGCCGGCTGGCCGCTCGGGTGACGCTCTGCCATGACGTGATCATCGGCGAGCGAGTGGTCATTCAGCCAGGTGCGGTAATCGGCGGTGAGGGATTCGGTTTCGCCAATGAGCAGGGCAGTTGGGAGAAGATCGCTCAGCTCGGTGGCGTGCGCATCGGAGACGATGTCGAGATCGGCGCCAACACCACCATCGATCGTGGTGCGATCTCGGACACGGTGATCGGTAATGGCGTCAAGCTGGATAATCAGATCATGATCGCTCACAACGTCCAGATCGGTGACAACACGGCGATGGCTGGCTGTACGGGGATATCCGGCAGTACCAAGATTGGCCGCAATTGCATGATTGCGGGGGGCGTTGGGCTCGTTGGGCATATCGAGGTCTGTGACAACGTGTTCATCACTGGCATGACCATGGTCACCCGGTCGATCACCGAACCCGGGAGCTATTCCTCGGGAACGGCCATGCAGCCAGCGGCGGAGTGGCGCAAGAGTGCCGCTCGGATTCGTCATCTCGATGACATGGCTCGTCGCCTGCAGCAAGTGGAAAAACGTCTGGCTAGCGTGACCCCGGGCGGGGATACGTCTTCTGATGCCTGA